The Melopsittacus undulatus isolate bMelUnd1 chromosome 12, bMelUnd1.mat.Z, whole genome shotgun sequence genome has a segment encoding these proteins:
- the HVCN1 gene encoding voltage-gated hydrogen channel 1, which produces MSRYLKHFTVVGDDPVQWSNDYQKWEEEEDDPGEKQPDSEIKLEPTRRHVSFQDMMKKLFSSRRFQILIVCLVILDALLVLGELLMDLQIIHPDKYNITPKVFHYLSLSILTIFLVEVGFKVFVYRQEFFHHKFEVLDGIVVIVSFILDVILIFREHEFEAVGLLILLRLWRVARIINGIILSVKTRSEQQLSKLKQINLKLATKVEQLEHSCVEKEQEIERLNKILKQHGLISDEK; this is translated from the exons ATGTCCAGGTACCTGAAGCACTTCACGGTGGTGGGTGATGACCCAGTGCAGTGGAGTAATGACTATCAGaaatgggaggaagaggaggatgatcCTGGGGAGAAGCAGCCAGATTCAGAGATCAAACTGGAGCCCACCAGGAGACATGTCTCCTTCCAGGACATGATGAAAAAGCTCTTCAGCTCCCGCAGGTTTCAG ATCTTGATTGTCTGTTTGGTCATCCTGGATGCCTTGTTGGTTCTTGGGGAATTGCTTATGGACTTGCAAATCATCCATCCGGACAAATATAATATAACCCCAAAG GTTTTCCACTACCTCTCCCTTTCCATTTTAACTATCTTCCTGGTTGAGGTGGGGTTTAAAGTGTTTGTGTACCGCCAAGAGTTCTTTCACCACAAGTTTGAAGTGCTGGACGGGATCGTGGTCATCGTGTCCTTCATCCTCGATGTCATCCTCATCTTCCGGGAGCATGAGTTCGAAGCTGTTGGGCTCCTGATCCTGCTGCGGCTGTGGCGGGTGGCCAGGATTATCAATG GAATCATTTTATCCGTGAAAACCCGCTCAGAACAACAGCTGTCCAAGCTCAAGCAAATAAACCTGAAACTTGCCACAAAGGTTGAACAACTGGAACACAGCTGTGTCGAGAAG GAACAAGAAATTGAAAGGCTTAACAAGATACTAAAACAGCATGGACTCATCAGCGACGAAAAGTAG
- the PPP1CC gene encoding serine/threonine-protein phosphatase PP1-gamma catalytic subunit, with amino-acid sequence MADIDKLNIDSIIQRLLEVRGSKPGKNVQLQENEIRGLCLKSREIFLSQPILLELEAPLKICGDIHGQYYDLLRLFEYGGFPPESNYLFLGDYVDRGKQSLETICLLLAYKIKYPENFFLLRGNHECASINRIYGFYDECKRRYNIKLWKTFTDCFNCLPIAAIVDEKIFCCHGGLSPDLQSMEQIRRIMRPTDVPDQGLLCDLLWSDPDKDVLGWGENDRGVSFTFGAEVVAKFLHKHDLDLICRAHQVVEDGYEFFAKRQLVTLFSAPNYCGEFDNAGAMMSVDETLMCSFQILKPAEKKKPNSNRPVTPPRGMITKQAKK; translated from the exons TGCGAGGATCAAAACCAGGCAAAAACGTCCAGCTTCAAGAGAATGAAATCAGAGGATTGTGCTTGAAATccagagaaatatttctgagtCAGCCTATTCTACTAGAACTTGAAGCTCCACTGAAAATATGTG GTGATATCCATGGACAGTACTATGACTTGCTTCGACTCTTTGAATATGGAGGTTTTCCACCAGAAAGCAACTACCTGTTCCTTGGTGATTATGTTGACAGAGGAAAACAATCTTTAGAAACCATTTGTCTTCTATTGGCCTACAAAATTAAATATCCAGagaattttttcctcctcagagGAAACCATGAATGTGCCAGCATCAATAGAATTTATGGATTTTACGATGAAT GTAAGAGAAGATACAATATTAAGCTGTGGAAAACCTTCACAGATTGTTTTAACTGTTTACCAATTGCAGCTATTGTGGATGAGAAAATATTCTGCTGTCATGGGG GCCTGTCACCAGACCTTCAGTCAATGGAACAGATCAGACGAATCATGCGCCCCACTGATGTACCAGATCAAGGTCTACTGTGTGATCTCCTGTGGTCTGACCCTGACAAGGATGTCTTGGGATGGGGTGAAAATGACAGAGGAGTGTCTTTCACATTTGGTGCTGAAGTGGTTGCTAAATTTCTCCATAAACATGACTTGGATCTCATATGTAGAGCTCATCAG GTTGTTGAAGATGGATATGAGTTTTTTGCAAAAAGACAATTGGTAACTCTCTTCTCTGCCCCAAATTACTGTGGAGAATTTGATAATGCGGGTGCCATGATGAGTGTGGACGAAACTCTAATGTGCTCTTTTCAG attttgaaacctgcagagaaaaagaagcccAATTCCAACCGACCTGTAACGCCTCCAAGGGGCATGATCACAAAACAGGCAAAGAAATAG